The genome window ATTTTTTGTTTCAGACCACCAACCGCTCCAACGCCCCACGTAGACGATCCGCAATTGCCACCGGCCGATTCGACGCCCGATCCACGAATACGTGAACAAAACGCCCCGCCGCACAAGCCTCCTCCTCGCCCGCCTTGAACACCGCCAGCTCATACTGCACCGAACTGCTGCCCAACTTGCCAACCCGCAGGCCGATTTCAATCCGGTCTGGAAAGGCGATCGAGGCGAAGTAGTCGCAGGCCGAACTCACCACGAACCCCACCACGTCTCCGTCATGGATATCCAGGCCGCCGACTTCGATCAGGTAGGTATTCACAGCGGTATCGAAAAAGCTGTAGTAGGTGACGTTGTTGACGTGACCGTACGCATCGTTGTCGTGCCAGCGCGTGGTGATGGGCTGCAAGTGTGGGTATTCGTTGCGTTGGGGCATCAGCTGTCCTTTACGGTTGTTCAATGGTCTTGACGTGGCACGGGGCTCAGGCCTGCGCGAATCCCTTGCCCTGCGCCGCCAGCTCGCCAATCACACGCGCGGGCTTCCACTGGTCGCCCTGCTTCGTTTCGAGTTCCAGCAGGCGTGCGTGGATGGCTTCCAGCCCTTGCTCGTCAGCCCAGGCCATCGGCCCGCCCTTGTCCGCAGGGAAGCCGTAGCCGTTGAGGTAGACCAGGTCGATAGCGTGGGCCGACTCGGCAATGCCTTCCTGCAGGATCTTCGCCCCCTCGTTGACCAGCGCCAGCAGGCAACGCTCGAGGATTTCCTCCGGGCCGATCTCGCGACGCTGGAACCCCAGCGCCTCACTGACTTGCAACACCAACGCATCGACCTCGACATCATGCTCGGCCTGTCGACTGCCCGGCTCGTAGTGATAATACCCATTGCCGCTTTTCTGGCCGAACCGCCCCAGCTCGCACAGACGATTGTCCACCTGCACCTCGGGAGCATCCTGGCCCTTGCCCGCCAACTCACGGGCGCGCCACTCCAGGTCGATGCCAACGACGTCGTACATGCGAAACGGTCCCATGGCGAAACCGAAGCCTTGCAACGCCGCATCCACCTGATGGGGGAACGCCCCCTCCAGCAACATCTTGCGCGCTTCCAGCACATACGGATGAAGCATCCGGTTGCCGATGAAGCCATGGCAGTTGCCCGATATCACGCTGACCTTGCCCATGCGCTGGCCCAGCACCAGGGCCGCATCCAGCACCGCTTTGGAGGTTTGTGCGCCGCGAACGATCTCCAGCAGCTTCATGATGTGTGCCGGACTGAAGAAATGCAGGCCCAGGACCTGGGCTGGCCTGCGGGTGACGGCGGCGATGGCATCGATGTCCAGCGCCGACGTGTTGCTCGCCAGGATGGCCTCGGGTTTGAGCAGGCCGTCCAGCTCGCGAAAGATGCTCTGTTTGAGCTCCAGGTTTTCGTAGACCGCTTCGATCACCAGGTCCACCTCACGGATCGCCGCGTAATCATCCGCCCGTGTCACCCGGGCGATCCGTGCATCTGCCTCATCCTGGTCGATACGGCCCTGGCGCACACCATGGGCATAGGTCTCGGCCACGGCAACCAGTGCCTGCTCGAGCATCTGCGGATTGTTGTCGACCCACTGCACCGCCACGCCGGCGTTGGCCAGGCACATCACGATGCCCCGCCCCATGGTGCCGGCACCGACTACCGCGGCGCGCTGAATATCGAAAGGTGTCTGGCTCATGTTGGCTCTCTTGTTGGCGATCCGAAGACAGCCCTCACCTTAGTCAGCCGCCGAGTGTTTTTGAAATTTATTCGTGTGATGAAGGGCATTCAGCGGATGGATACAGCTCACAGGTGCGCTTGAGTCCACTGGCGAACTTCCGCGTATGGATACGCTTCCAGCGCGGCATACCCAGGGATCTTCCGCGCCTTCAATCGGGTGAACAGCGGCACGCTGATCCCGCACAGGAAGCGGGTGAGGCGCTCGGCAGACGGCACGCTGCCGCTGTGCTGCTCATGCTTGTGGATAAAATCGCCACACAGCGCCTCGAAGCTTTTATCCACAAGCGCCGGCAGCGCAGGCGGCTCCGGCAGGCGAGCGATCTGCCCATGGCACACCGAACAGTGGCCACACGGGTGGGGTGCACTGTCGTCGCCGAAATACTGCGCCAAGCGATGACCCAGGCAACGGTCGGTGGCGAACAATTCGAGCATGGCGTGGATCCGCGCGATTTCACCGTGTTCGTGCCGGGTGAAATAGGCATGCAGCTCGGCACTCAAGACCTGCACATCCAGGCCCGCTTCCAGCACGCTGTACACCTCGGTCATCTGCTTGCTTTCCAACTCGATCCAGCCCTTTTCCTGGAAATAATCCAGCGCCTTGACCACACGATTACGTTCAGCGTGGTACTGCTGGTACATCCCGTCGAAATCCACCGTGGCCCAGGTCCGGGCGCGACTGGAAGTCTGGATGATGGCCGCGACGAAGTCCCTTCGCTCACCTTCGAAGCGCTCCAGCAGCTCCTGGGGCTCGGTCAGGAACTTGAAGCGATACTCCGCGAAATAGGCATAGCGCGGCGCGATCAGCCGGCGCAGCTCCAACTGGACCAACAACGTCTTGAGCGGCAGTTGCCGGATATTGCTCTGGTCCGCCAGCGGGCCCAGCAAGAACTCCCATTGCCCATCGGGGGCCGCGGCCTTCAGTTCGTCGAGTACGCAACGAATGCCTGCGAGCTCCGGCGTATCGCCGTACACAAAGTTCTCCAGCACGTTGAGGCTGTCGCGGTTGGCCAGCACCAGGCAATCCGATGGCTGCCCGTCGCGCCCGGCCCGGCCGATTTCCTGGCTATAGTTTTCGATGGACTTGGGCAGGTCGAAATGCACGACGTTGCGAATATCGCTCTTGTCGATGCCCATGCCGAAAGCGATGGTGGCGACGATGCAATTGGATTGCCCGCCCATGAATCGCCGCTGGATGGCTTCGCGCTGCTCATGGGGCAAACCGGCGTGATAGGCCTCGGCCTCGATACCGTGCTGGCTCAGGTGCTCGGCGATCTGCTCGGCGGTTCGCTGCAAGGTGACATAGACGATGCTCGGCTGCCCGACGCGCGCGCCCAACCACTGCACCAGCCGTGCGCGCTTGGCGACACCCGGTACGGGCTCGACCAACAGATTGAGGTTAGGTCGGTAGAAACCGGTCGTCACCACATCGGCGGCGGCAATGGCGAATTTCGCCTGCATGTCGGCGATGACCTTGGGTGTGGCGGTGGCCGTCAGCAGCAATACCTGGGGAATATTGAACTGGTGCTGGTAATCGGGAAGCTTGAGGTAGTCAGGTCGGAAGTTATGCCCCCACTCCGAAATACAGTGGGCCTCGTCCACCACCAGCAACGAAATCGGCACCTGCTGCAGGAAATTGCGAAAGCGCTCGTTCTTCAGGCGCTCCACGGAAATCATCAGGATCTTCAACTCGCCCGAACGGGCCCGCGCCATAGCATCGTTGGCTTCGTCACGGCTCTGGGCCGAATCGATACTGGCCGCCGCGATGCCGTGGCGCTTGAGGAACACCAACTGGTCCTGCATCAACGCCAGCAGTGGCGAAACCACCAGGGTCAGGTGCGGCAAGAGCAGGGCCGGCAATTGATAACACAGGGACTTGCCCGAGCCGGTGGGGAAGATGGCCGCCGCCGACCGACCGGCCAGCACGGCGCCGATGGCCGCCTCCTGACCGGGACGAAACTGTGGATAACCGAAAACCTGTTCCAGGGTGCTGTGCATGCGCGGTCGCTCCTTTGACTGCTGCGAGACCCAAAGACTAGCGGGACAACGCAGCGCGTCGAGAAAAGGTCGGGGGTAAAAACGATACTGGATGATACAGCGTCGAGCGCCTTTGCCTTGCCACGAGCAGATACAAATCCGGGCAATTTGATGTCTCGTCCCGACTTCGCCACCACGGTAAGGTGCGCCGAAAACTCATGCTGTACGTCAAGGCCAGGAAGCCTGACGCTCGATTTCAATTCTTCAAGGAACGAACCATGCCACACCCATTTTCCGCTCTACGCGCGCTGACGATCACATCGGCCTCATTACTCGCCGGTTGCTTGACCATCCCCGATCCACCCGGCGTGGATCCCACCCAGTTCGAAACCCCGGAGTATCACGCTCAACAAGGCTTGGCCGTCGTCAAGGCATCAGCGCTCTACGCTCGTGGCGGGACTGGCCAGGATGTTGTCGTGGCGTTGATCGACTCGGGGCTCAACGCCAGCCTCGAGGAGTTCGAGGGCAGACTGGGTGATCCTGGATTCGACCATGTCGAAGGCCGTCCCGGCACCGTTGACCGCATCGGTCATGGCACGCAGATGGCCGGTATTCTCGCCGCCAACAAGGACGACCGGGGCATGCACGGCATCGCGTTCAATGCGCGGTTGATCCCCTTTCGCTTTGGCGACGACAACGAGCCGTTTTTCTTCGACAGCGAAATCGCCCGGTCCTGGCAAAGTGGTTTTGACAAGGGTGCCCGGCTGTTCAACAACTCGTGGGCCAACGCCATTCCCGCCACCGAGATCAATGAGGCGCGCTACAACCAGGTGATGCCCGACTCCCTGGCCGTCGCTCGAAAACTGGTCGCGGACGGCGCCGTGTTGGTCTTCCCCACCGGTAACGAACTCAAGCGCGAGCCCCTGGCCGAGCCAGGGCTGCCGGTCGCATTGCCAGAACTGGAAAAAGGCTGGATCGCAGTGGTGGCGTTGAAGAACGACGGCAGCGCCATCAATGGCAAATCCAACTATTGCGGCGTCGCAGCCGCCTGGTGCATCGCCGTTCCCGGCGGCGACGCCGGTGCACAGGCCGGCCTGCTCACCGTTGGCAAGGACGGCCGCTACGTGCAGACCGCTGGCACATCTCCCGCCGCCGCGTTGGTCAGTGGCGCACTGGCGGCGCTACAAAGCCTTCACCCGCAACTCAGCCCGCAGCAGATACGCGAACATCTGCTGGCGACAGCCAACCGCACAGGTATCTACGCCAACAGCGAAGCCTATGGCAGAGGATTGATGGACCTTGAGGCCGCCGTACTACGCATGCCTGAACAGATGGCTGACTGAACCCAAACCCCTATCGCTCGCGAGCCTGGCAGCAATCGACTCGCGATACCCATGAACACTTTGCGCCTGGCCCACCAACGGCAGGACGCCCGCGGTTCGCAGCTTGAAAAAGGAAGTAACCATGTCGCACAAACTGAACCTACCTACCGTCCTGATGCTGTCCCTACTACTGGGCGGATGCATGAAATTCCCCGACGACCCGCCAATCCTCGCGACGGTCAAAACCGCAATCGCGACGCCTGCGATTTCTTGATTGCAGCGTTCTTCTTTTTCCAACGGGCAACGATTTCCCCCTAAACTTTCCACCGGTACAGACGCACCTCTTTTATTCTGGACATTTCATCATGCACCTTGCGCCAGACTTCCCCGATGACCATGCCATGCGCCAACTCATGGAGCTGCTCCACGAAGAAATCGGCCTGCCTGAACGCAAGACGATTCGCCTGGGCACTGCGATCAATCTCGACTTGGGTTGCGATGGCGCGGACGCCCGGCACCTGATGGAGGCACTGGAGGAGCGGTTCGCCATCGAGCTCATCGACTACGACGCCTACCGCTATTTCCAGCCTGAAGGGTTCGATGTATTTCAAAAGCGCAGGGCCAAGGGCCGGGGGAACAAGCTGCCACTGACCATCGGCATGCTTTACAAGGCGATCAAGGCACAGCGATGGGATACGCGGGAAGTGGAAGAGGCCTAGCTGATCGGCGCGCCTCAAATAGCCGTCCACAAAAAACCGCCCATGATGGGCGGTTTTTTTCATTCACCAACCAAGCCTTACAGCTGCGGCCCAGCAGCCTTGATCGCGTCGCTCACGT of Pseudomonas fluorescens contains these proteins:
- a CDS encoding acyl-CoA thioesterase, with the translated sequence MPQRNEYPHLQPITTRWHDNDAYGHVNNVTYYSFFDTAVNTYLIEVGGLDIHDGDVVGFVVSSACDYFASIAFPDRIEIGLRVGKLGSSSVQYELAVFKAGEEEACAAGRFVHVFVDRASNRPVAIADRLRGALERLVV
- a CDS encoding 3-hydroxyacyl-CoA dehydrogenase — translated: MSQTPFDIQRAAVVGAGTMGRGIVMCLANAGVAVQWVDNNPQMLEQALVAVAETYAHGVRQGRIDQDEADARIARVTRADDYAAIREVDLVIEAVYENLELKQSIFRELDGLLKPEAILASNTSALDIDAIAAVTRRPAQVLGLHFFSPAHIMKLLEIVRGAQTSKAVLDAALVLGQRMGKVSVISGNCHGFIGNRMLHPYVLEARKMLLEGAFPHQVDAALQGFGFAMGPFRMYDVVGIDLEWRARELAGKGQDAPEVQVDNRLCELGRFGQKSGNGYYHYEPGSRQAEHDVEVDALVLQVSEALGFQRREIGPEEILERCLLALVNEGAKILQEGIAESAHAIDLVYLNGYGFPADKGGPMAWADEQGLEAIHARLLELETKQGDQWKPARVIGELAAQGKGFAQA
- a CDS encoding RecQ family ATP-dependent DNA helicase, yielding MHSTLEQVFGYPQFRPGQEAAIGAVLAGRSAAAIFPTGSGKSLCYQLPALLLPHLTLVVSPLLALMQDQLVFLKRHGIAAASIDSAQSRDEANDAMARARSGELKILMISVERLKNERFRNFLQQVPISLLVVDEAHCISEWGHNFRPDYLKLPDYQHQFNIPQVLLLTATATPKVIADMQAKFAIAAADVVTTGFYRPNLNLLVEPVPGVAKRARLVQWLGARVGQPSIVYVTLQRTAEQIAEHLSQHGIEAEAYHAGLPHEQREAIQRRFMGGQSNCIVATIAFGMGIDKSDIRNVVHFDLPKSIENYSQEIGRAGRDGQPSDCLVLANRDSLNVLENFVYGDTPELAGIRCVLDELKAAAPDGQWEFLLGPLADQSNIRQLPLKTLLVQLELRRLIAPRYAYFAEYRFKFLTEPQELLERFEGERRDFVAAIIQTSSRARTWATVDFDGMYQQYHAERNRVVKALDYFQEKGWIELESKQMTEVYSVLEAGLDVQVLSAELHAYFTRHEHGEIARIHAMLELFATDRCLGHRLAQYFGDDSAPHPCGHCSVCHGQIARLPEPPALPALVDKSFEALCGDFIHKHEQHSGSVPSAERLTRFLCGISVPLFTRLKARKIPGYAALEAYPYAEVRQWTQAHL
- a CDS encoding S8 family peptidase — protein: MPHPFSALRALTITSASLLAGCLTIPDPPGVDPTQFETPEYHAQQGLAVVKASALYARGGTGQDVVVALIDSGLNASLEEFEGRLGDPGFDHVEGRPGTVDRIGHGTQMAGILAANKDDRGMHGIAFNARLIPFRFGDDNEPFFFDSEIARSWQSGFDKGARLFNNSWANAIPATEINEARYNQVMPDSLAVARKLVADGAVLVFPTGNELKREPLAEPGLPVALPELEKGWIAVVALKNDGSAINGKSNYCGVAAAWCIAVPGGDAGAQAGLLTVGKDGRYVQTAGTSPAAALVSGALAALQSLHPQLSPQQIREHLLATANRTGIYANSEAYGRGLMDLEAAVLRMPEQMAD
- a CDS encoding DUF1493 family protein, which translates into the protein MHLAPDFPDDHAMRQLMELLHEEIGLPERKTIRLGTAINLDLGCDGADARHLMEALEERFAIELIDYDAYRYFQPEGFDVFQKRRAKGRGNKLPLTIGMLYKAIKAQRWDTREVEEA